The window TCCTACGATTAGCTAGTTCCGTTCTAACATGAAATTTAGCACTACTCGGTAGCATGAAAAAACTACTTTTGTTCTCAGGATTTCATTCCCCTGTTAAAACTACCTATGTTCTCAAAATTTCATTGGCCTGTTACTCCAGAGACACAGATAGATTTTGATAACCTTGCATAAACCCATCACACAATCAAAACAAGCATTGCAGGGAACTGAACAAAATGCAAACCATGATAAAGTCCTTGCGCTGCTTGATCCGCTTCTTCTCCTTCCTCCCCTGTACGCTGCCCTCATTCGGCTGGCTCGAAGGGATAGGCTCCCCCGGCATGCACTTCACCCAGTAGTGTGGACCTGCCAACCAATAACAGCAGCATCAGCAGTGTTAACCAGACTGAAACTGCAAGAGCGGCGCACAGTTTGAATGAATCACACAAATCAGCACAGCAGGCACGCACAATTAAAATGGTGATAATCCAAATTAAACATGCAGATCTTTGAATCGTGACAGCTACAAAACGGAATGGCAGGGATCACCATACCTTTGGGTCGCAGGCTGGCCCTCTTGCGCCGGGACACGAATCCTGGACGCCGCTTGGGGAACCTGGTCTCCATGAGCCCTCTGAAGAGGCTGGCGCCCATTTCCGGTGCGGTGGCCACGGCGGCGGAGAACGGCCGGAACCCGATCGGATCCAGGAGCCGGAGAGGACGGGCAGGGAGCGCAGGAGGACCTGGGGCGCGCCGGGAAAGAGGCGCTTCCGGCGAGTAGAGCGGCGGGCGGGCTCGCCGGAGGGCTCGGAGGAGCGCCATCGAGGCCAGTTCTTTTGAGCTATCCTGTGAAAATAAGCTCCAGATAAGCTCATGTGAAAATAAGCTCCAGTAATAAGCCAGACAGTTCTTTTTAGTTTTTAGTGCCTGTTTTTTCAGCTTATCTGCAGTATAATCTTAATACCATTGTATGCTTGTAATGTAGTGTTGCATCACAATCCTAGTAACAAAGATAGCCACTAGGATGCTCTTTATCATTTATATACACATGATATGTTTCATCAGCACATTATCTAAGAAGAAAACTATTATCTTCAGCCCATTGTATGCCTGTACTGTAGTAACAAACATAGCTACCTCGGTTACTAGTTGACGAAAAAAAACAGGGAAACAGAGCCGGCTTGGAGATTGCTTCCATGGAAGCCATGGCAGCCGGAGCTCGCTGATCGAGCGGGGCTTCCTCAACGGTGGTACGGAACGTAacggagggagagggagaaggagcaGGGGAGCTCACCTTGGACGGCGCGGAGAGGAAGCAGGGGAGCTCGGCTGCTCGGGGACGTCAGCAgtggagggggcggggcggtgcgTGCGCACGGCGGACGGCTGGCAGCTGGGACGGTGGCGGTGTGGAGgaggggagcggcggcggcggtgcttaCGGCGAGGTGCCGCAGGAGAGGgcgagccggcggcggcggctcgatcTGGATGAGGAGAATCAGGGGAATGAAGGGCGACTCCTGTCCTGTTCGTATGGGCCAGCCCGAATCTGatttttttttccttctttttttatttttctttttactttacatattttgaattcatgaacattttttaaaaatttaTGAACATTCTCTTAAAGATTGTACCTTTTTTAAAATTCACAAAAAAATCATAAATCGTGATTTTTTTGAATCATGCATAGTTAAATGCACAAAGAATTTTTCAGAATAATGATCATCTTTTAAACTCGTGAACATTTCTCATAAATCGTGACCATTTTTCGAAttcgcaaacattttttgaaattgggAGTGAAATCATTTTTTAATTCATGAATAGTTTTTACAAATTCGTGAACATTCTCTTAAGCCATGAACATTTTGTGAATTCCCGAACATATTTTTgaaatcgtgaacattttttattCGAAATTTGTAACTTTTTTGAATTTTAGAACTTTTTGATTTCCCGAATTATTggataaaaaacaaaaggaaaaaaaggggCGAGCCAGCAAATGGGTCGGCCCAGAAGGGCGCGAAGGGGAGCGAGGGGGCTGCGCGTGCCTGGTTTCTGGCGTGCGGGCCAAAAACGGGAGGACCTAGAATGAATCCTACGCGACACGCATGTTCACTCAGCCAACTCAAACTCCCCTAAAAAAAAGACTCAGCCGACTCAAACCGACAAAAACGGGAAAAGCCGCATCCATTTGAGCAACTCTAACGCGCCGACACATTTTTTCTGTACGCTTCCATTGGGTCGAAACGGACAGAAATCATGGCCCAACGCGGTGGCGCATTGGCCGAGACAAAACAATCTTTTTTCTTGCACACAAATTTGCAAAATAGACTaataaaacatttttcttcattgacCGAGACAAAACAAATTATTACAACACAAGCCTAAATAATAATTTTGCAAGAGCCGGTAAAGCACATAACCTCTCCTACCTAAAAGGAACGTAAGGTTTTGCCGTATGCTCGTCCTTCATTCCTCACCTACTTTCCCCTCATGTTCAcctgttttgatttttttttcatccCATCTTTATTTTAGTGATTCTTCATGAAAACCGACTCAACTATCCGGCTATCCCACCTTTAATTTACAAAAAAAAATTAATTTCCTTTGTTACAAAGATCCGGGCTCTTGTAACCCTACCCCGTCTGTGCAGCCTGAGAAAAAACAAAGGAGGGGGGGAGACACTCTCCTGTTCCCAACCCTACCCGCCGCCATTGCCGAAGATCTGAAATGCTCTTTGAGTGTGACCTGAGCGTGGTTCAGATTGTTAGGTTTCTTGTGGTGAATCAGCCCGCCAAGATTCATATCCTAGGCTTGGCACTGGTGCATGCATTTTTCTCGATTTATGTCAGACTTTGTTCATTTAGTGGGACGAGATGTTCTCGTCGAGTCAACGTGCATGTGGTGACTTCGTCAATGTAAGATATTATGTCAGCTCAGTATCTCGAAGGAGCTCATAGGGATAggggagtgtgtgtgtgcacACGCGCGTTCGTAGGGATTATTGTATGTACGTGTATGCGAACATCTCCAAATGATTTTTTTACGCAATCAAATTAATGTGGGCAGGTAAATCACGGGCTAACTTAGGACTCTGATAAGTGTCACACGTCAGGTACGAACACACGGCAACTCCGGACATTTTTTTGTGACaagcttagagcatctccaacggccgCACAAAAATTACGCGCCCAATAAACGTTATAGCGCGCCACTGTAGCACTTTTAATGCGTCGGGACCAACTTTGCTTTAGCAGGCGCCCAAAAACGCGCGCCCAAAAAGCAGACAGTGCAAATTGTGAAGCGCGCGCAATCCGGCGCCCCAAATATGCTGCGCGCGATAGCGTTTTTCAGCGCGTGCCCAAAAACTTTTAGCGCTACAGCTTCTGCTGGAGCTGTCCGGCGCCCAAAAAAACAAACTTTTAATGCGCGGAGCTCTTTTTGGGCGCCCGTTAGAGATGCTCTTAGTCACGTGAGGATACCAACATTGTGCTTTAGTTTATATTTTAACAGAAACTTGCCGTGTGTCACTGAAATTTGCCATCTTACGTGACTATTGTCATAAAAAAAAAGTCAGGTATGTGTGACACCTATCTATCATTATTACGATATATTCATGCCAGGTTGCAACACACGAACAAATACGACCTAAAATCGGAATGGCATTGCGTTGCTCAACTTTATTATAAAGGAAGAAAATCGACTTATAGTCTTGTACGGAAATATAAAAGGGCTAGCTTAATAACCTGGTAATACACGTGAAAGAACTAAGCTAGTCCATTTATTAATAGGTAAAGATATATACTACAACATGGGTATGCATGCCACCTCATGCCAAGGTTGCATCTAGCTAGCTAGCAACGGGTGGTTCTACGCGACCTGTAGCTACACGCGTTGGGCACAAACCGATGAAGGGACGCGCCACCGGCCGGCGAGCACGACCACTTCGTTCCGGGGCATCTGGCCACCGGCATCGTCGGCCCACACTTATCCCCGAGATGGCCTCGCCACGCCTATGCACACCCGCAGTCCACTCGGCACCACTGACCACTGTGCGTGCGTACGCATGGTATGGGCTCCAAGCCTCCAACCTCCAAGCGGCGTGTGAAAGCGAGACCCGTAGAAAGGAACCGAATTGACGGGCATACACAGCGACCGCGCACCGGCAGTCGGCCCGAGTGCAACGCGCAACCCACCGCCTTTCCCCTCTGCCCGCACCCGAGCCGCTTCGCGCTTCGGCAAtttttcgtgttttgacccttttatGAAAGTTAATCCAGATCTAACGTAAGTTTGTAAAATTTTCGGGATCTGACATTTTTTCTACCGCCAGGGTCCATGGCCGTAGGGTGTAACAGCCTACCGTCAGACCCCTGGCGGTAGGAAACATCCCTACCACCAAACAGGCTAACGATAGGGTGTACAACCCTACCGCCAAACCGGCGGTAGGTACGAGGATGCACTGTGTTtcatatttttttaaaaaaaagatAAGATGTGCAACCCTACTACCAGGGAACTTGACGGTAGGCTATTATAACCTATCGTCATGGACCTTGACGGTAAAAAAAACGGTTAGATCTTAAAAAAATTACAAGACAGGATTAGATCTCGATCAAGTTTTAAAAAAGGgtcccccgcaaaaaaaagtttTAAAAAAGGATTAAAACATGAAATTTAGCCCCGCGCTGTCACCACCGGCACCGTCCGTGCACGAGAATCCATCAACGATCGAGCGGTTAGAGCATCTCCGGCCGTTGGCCCCCCCAGGACGCATAAAAATTgccctgggggcgagccggcgataCAATCGGCGCTGGGGGCGGTTTTGCGCCCAGTCGTCGCCCCCAGGCGCCGAAATTGGCCCACTTTTCAACCCCATTTCGGCGAATAAAGGGCCCATATGGGCGAGAATAGAcccatattcggcgtggttcATCGTGTCTCGGCGTTCAATTATCAACATAATTTTTTTCTTATCACATTTTCATCACAGAAAAATCAAATACTTCAACAAAATAGtacaacaacaaatagttcaatataaattatatagttcaacaaataaaaactcatatttcatcacacatCGCGCCCGGCGTCCCCCTtcagcctccataggtgctcaaTCAGATCTTtctgcagttgatgatgcacctgtgggtctcggatctcctgatgCATACTGAGataggcagtccaggttgccggtagctggtgatcaacttcggctagaggaccctgcctgtagtatggttcagtgtcaaacactagGTCTTCTTGCTTgctctcgatgatcatgttgtgcaagatgacacaacaagtcataatctcccacatttgatctttggaccaggtctgagcggggtaccggacaacaacaaatgcccgctcgacatccttcctgcaagcctcctgaatcttcgcaaaccaggcgttcttgcctcctggcacagggtttgagatcgtcttcacaaatgtcgaccatctcggatagatgccatcagctagatagtaccccttgttgtagtgccgcccattgatctcgaagttctccggaggagaatgaccttcaacaagcttggcaaagacaggagagcactgcagcacgttgatgtcattgtgagttcctggcataccaaagaaggagtgccaaatccagaggtcatgtgtggccaccgcctcaagtaccacactgcaaccgcctttggcgcctttgtacatcccctgccaagcaaatgggcaattcttccatttccaatgcatgcagtcgatgcttccaagcatcccaggaaatcctcttgctgcattctgtg is drawn from Aegilops tauschii subsp. strangulata cultivar AL8/78 chromosome 1, Aet v6.0, whole genome shotgun sequence and contains these coding sequences:
- the LOC109743611 gene encoding uncharacterized protein; this translates as MALLRALRRARPPLYSPEAPLSRRAPGPPALPARPLRLLDPIGFRPFSAAVATAPEMGASLFRGLMETRFPKRRPGFVSRRKRASLRPKGPHYWVKCMPGEPIPSSQPNEGSVQGRKEKKRIKQRKDFIMAEKRKRKAQYSVAVKRKEAERTERKMAAVARDRAWVERLAELKQMEAEKRAAMA